Genomic segment of Hydra vulgaris chromosome 08, alternate assembly HydraT2T_AEP:
gaattaatattaaactgACATGAAACTTAAAGTGAATTATTGAACTCTTCAAGTTATAAACTATTGATTAAACTATAAAGTGAATTCATTCATGATGGATTAAAAATATTGCCAAACATTGGCTAATCAAAAATATCACTAAAAATTGATAGatcaaatatattatcaatCATTGATGgatcaaaaatattatcaatcatTGATGAATCAAAAGTATTACCAAACATTGTTAGATCAAAAATATTaccaaacattaaaaaatcaaaaatattgccAAAAGTGATGAATCAAATCGAATTGTTGCATAGGACTTTCCATTTATtcactaaaagttttttttaaaaaactcagaTAAAGTTAACTGCGTCTGAATCCaagaatatcaaaaatttgtcTGTTTGTCTTTCTTGTCAAACAGTGGAGCCAAGTACCACTTAGAATCTAATCCTCTCTCAATGACATTGGATTTTTATTGAATCTGATCATTTATTTGATTAAGACTGTTGCCAGCATCGTCCACTCTTTTCTCTGAACATATATGGTTAATATGGTCGAATTAAATGTCAGAATTTTaccatcaaaaataaataaaaaaataaaagaagtgcAAAGCCAAATAATGAAATACTTTTAGAAAAGTTTCAATGAATATGACATAATATGGCTTTATTAGGTCTATTAAATTTCAGAGTCtagacaaattattttaattgtattatcaatatttaatgattttgtgtgaaaaaaaaaacttttcttatgagtgttttatgaattttatgagtgttttacagttttattctgcagattgataaagaaaattgaccataaattaaagatatttttttttaaaagtatgtacATAAATTGTAAACCTTGGAATCCTTTcagcttatatatatttttaattgcattaaaaaaatgtattgagtTTGTAgcattttctgatttaaatttgtttttaggtaCTACTCGGTTTGGACTTAAATACATATGTATTCAGTTTTTGAACCTAAAGGATGAAGAGTTTTGTGAAAAGTTTAATTCACCTTCATTTTGGGTGgcatcttttatatttataattattgggTTAATTCTTGATATTGGGTTTTTCattcttttgattttatcaAGATGGCATCATTCATTAGAAAAACTTGCACGGTTAGTGGGAGTGTCTGcaagtaaattttaaactttgctttttttttatttatttatttttacagcaagattttttatttatttacagtgGTTCTAATAACTTAGAATCATTGTAAATAACTTTGttacttttatgttaaatttacacttttaataaatatcaaaaatataaaactataataaaaaatgatatcaaaagaAGTCTAGGTTTGccttaaatttaagaaataaatttgaaacatgtttaaattatcaagttttatCTTTGAAAATTTATTCTACAGATTATTAATGATGTTTATTtcggtttattttttatactgttgttgatattattgttcaaaataaaacttttagattaattcaaagaaaatcatagataaaaaatttcaaactactTATAAAAAGTCAGTGGTAACTTTTATTATAGGttgcttttaaaacaatttattgaaaaccaTAGGAAAAAAATTGCCTTCAATAAAAGTACAATACAaatgttattagaaaattttcaatttttattaaagctttaaaaaaggAGTAGATATCAAAAGAAAATtgtcaattatttcaaaattatcaaacaATCGATTTCTGTGTGGattttgtttgcttttataacaattaaaaaaacatgaacaaGAGTTCAATGGAAATTCAACTTCAGGAAATTCTTGAAATTCAACTATTTTACTTTCAGCTCTTTTTGTCCCCTCAAAATTACAATGTTTGTTTAAAGTTCTCAAGACAGATAGCATTGAAAGTATGCTCTTTTCACTTGAAACTTTGAAACTGGCTATTCTCTAAGGTGAGGAATTTAATGAAACGATCAGaaatgaaaaaatcttaaatatatccATTTTAGATACTCAAGTGGCCCATTCGAtgatatcaaaattattattattgtttatagaATGATAGTCACTAATCATCCTTTAACTAATAAtcattcatataa
This window contains:
- the LOC105843226 gene encoding modulator of smoothened protein isoform X5, with the translated sequence MKDFISLPVLVSVFLGIWALDTNSWIVYNVAGTTRFGLKYICIQFLNLKDEEFCEKFNSPSFWVASFIFIIIGLILDIGFFILLILSRWHHSLEKLARLVGVSAMTSFYFAAILFPCGFSADEIGVGAL